In the Corynebacterium gerontici genome, one interval contains:
- the trmD gene encoding tRNA (guanosine(37)-N1)-methyltransferase TrmD — MAQRIDVLSIFPEYMDPFRHALLGKAIEQGILSVGVHDLRQWATDKHKSVDDSPYGGGPGMVMKPEIWGAALDDVAARTGPAAAADLESAQPHLNRPRHDELQGVERHRYPSAPADERPLLIVPSPAGVPFKQADAQRWSNEPHLVFACGRYEGIDQRVIEDARRTYRVEEVSVGDYVLIGGEVATLVIAEAVVRLIPGVLGNRQSHEDDSFSDGLLEGPCYTKPRVWRDLEVPEVLLSGNHELVARWRREASLRRTLQRRPELLEQAGLSQQDREYLTTLEQS, encoded by the coding sequence ATGGCACAGCGCATTGACGTGCTCAGCATTTTCCCCGAGTACATGGATCCTTTCCGCCACGCCTTGCTGGGCAAAGCCATCGAGCAGGGCATCTTGAGCGTTGGCGTGCACGATTTGCGGCAGTGGGCAACCGACAAGCACAAGTCCGTAGATGACTCGCCTTACGGGGGTGGCCCCGGCATGGTAATGAAACCGGAGATCTGGGGTGCAGCGCTTGACGACGTCGCCGCGCGCACAGGCCCGGCTGCCGCAGCCGATTTGGAATCCGCACAGCCACACTTGAACCGACCACGCCATGATGAGCTTCAGGGCGTGGAACGACATCGCTATCCCTCAGCGCCTGCCGATGAGCGTCCCCTACTAATCGTGCCTTCCCCTGCGGGTGTGCCTTTCAAGCAGGCGGATGCTCAGCGTTGGTCGAATGAACCCCACCTTGTGTTCGCTTGCGGGCGCTACGAGGGCATAGATCAGCGAGTCATTGAAGATGCGCGTCGCACCTATCGGGTGGAAGAAGTGTCCGTCGGTGATTACGTCCTGATCGGTGGAGAAGTTGCCACGCTGGTGATCGCAGAGGCCGTGGTGCGCCTCATCCCGGGAGTCTTGGGTAATCGCCAAAGCCACGAGGACGACAGCTTCTCGGATGGGCTGTTGGAAGGCCCTTGTTACACAAAGCCGAGGGTGTGGCGTGACCTTGAGGTGCCGGAGGTATTGCTTTCGGGGAATCACGAACTAGTGGCGCGGTGGCGCAGAGAAGCTTCCCTGAGACGCACATTGCAGCGCCGCCCTGAATTACTGGAGCAAGCTGGTCTAAGCCAGCAGGATCGCGAATATCTCACAACATTGGAGCAATCATGA
- the rimM gene encoding ribosome maturation factor RimM (Essential for efficient processing of 16S rRNA): MNSKEDQVQIGRVIKPHGIRGEVVVDPSTDDPHGRFAKGTVLRGVQTGKELQLTVKTMRPHQQRLLISFEETPGRNEAEHIRGLRFYADPIEEDEAYYDHELEGLRVLNVGPVSAEEAEARAYEGATPEPEDIGAVTSVLRTPAHRLLVVGLDNGGEATLPFVHEIVPIVDLDNEAIVITPPDGLLEL; encoded by the coding sequence GTGAATTCCAAGGAAGATCAAGTACAGATTGGTCGCGTGATCAAGCCCCATGGCATCCGTGGTGAAGTGGTGGTGGACCCAAGCACCGACGATCCTCACGGGCGTTTTGCCAAGGGGACGGTGCTTCGCGGAGTGCAGACGGGCAAGGAGCTGCAACTTACCGTGAAGACGATGCGCCCTCATCAACAGCGTCTGCTGATCAGTTTTGAGGAAACCCCGGGGAGAAACGAGGCAGAGCACATTCGCGGCTTGCGTTTTTACGCTGATCCTATCGAAGAAGATGAGGCATATTACGACCATGAGCTGGAAGGGCTGCGAGTGCTCAACGTTGGTCCCGTCAGTGCTGAGGAAGCGGAGGCTCGCGCTTATGAGGGGGCGACGCCGGAGCCGGAGGATATTGGAGCGGTGACCTCGGTACTACGCACTCCTGCCCACCGATTGTTGGTGGTGGGCCTGGATAACGGCGGTGAGGCGACGCTGCCGTTTGTGCACGAGATCGTACCCATTGTGGATTTGGACAACGAAGCAATCGTGATCACGCCACCCGATGGTCTTTTGGAGCTATAA
- a CDS encoding cupin domain-containing protein has protein sequence MQTNTPETFGDADHHDIPGLFSAADAPEPGSRAVPSVQRVLEAEGCNVILFRFRDGQALKEHKAAWPITVQCLEGELQFGWKGREVTLRPGSILYLPKMEPHWVAANTDAVLALQMHTT, from the coding sequence ATGCAGACTAATACCCCTGAAACCTTCGGCGACGCAGATCATCACGACATTCCTGGTCTTTTCAGCGCTGCCGATGCACCGGAGCCAGGATCACGCGCAGTGCCTAGCGTGCAGCGCGTCCTTGAAGCCGAAGGGTGCAATGTGATTCTCTTTCGCTTTCGCGATGGGCAGGCACTCAAAGAACACAAGGCAGCCTGGCCGATTACCGTGCAGTGCCTCGAAGGCGAATTGCAATTTGGTTGGAAAGGCCGAGAGGTGACGCTTCGCCCCGGCTCGATTCTGTATTTACCCAAGATGGAACCGCACTGGGTTGCAGCCAACACCGACGCCGTCCTCGCCCTGCAGATGCACACGACGTAG
- the rpsP gene encoding 30S ribosomal protein S16 encodes MAVKIKLQRLGKIRTPHYRVVIADARTRRDGKVIENIGIYEPKQEPSLIKIDSERAQYWLGVGAQPTEPVLALLKVTGDWQKFKGIEGQEGTLKVAEPKTSKLELFNQALAEANEGPTAEAITEKKRKAKEEAEAKAAKEAEEAAKAEAAAEESAEEASEEAAE; translated from the coding sequence ATGGCAGTCAAAATCAAGCTGCAGCGCCTCGGCAAGATCCGCACCCCGCACTACCGCGTGGTCATCGCTGATGCACGCACCCGCCGCGACGGCAAGGTGATCGAGAACATCGGTATCTACGAGCCCAAGCAGGAGCCCTCGCTGATCAAGATCGATTCTGAGCGCGCTCAGTACTGGCTTGGTGTTGGCGCACAGCCCACCGAACCCGTGCTCGCACTGCTGAAGGTCACCGGTGACTGGCAGAAGTTCAAGGGCATCGAGGGTCAAGAAGGCACCTTGAAGGTTGCTGAGCCCAAGACCTCCAAGCTCGAACTGTTCAACCAGGCACTCGCAGAGGCCAACGAAGGCCCCACCGCCGAGGCCATCACCGAGAAGAAGCGCAAGGCTAAGGAAGAAGCAGAGGCCAAGGCTGCCAAGGAAGCTGAAGAGGCTGCCAAGGCTGAAGCTGCTGCCGAGGAGTCTGCAGAAGAGGCTTCCGAAGAAGCTGCTGAGTAA
- a CDS encoding acyltransferase family protein, whose product MSSRPSDSKRSVRYLEIDGLRGVAVALVVLFHVYVGRVSGGVDVFLFLSGYFFLGGLLRYFALPDASLNPLWPLWRTIRRLVPALVTLLLAVGVTSTAFVQTNTLPIAKQITASLLYAQNWKLAEQSIDYRSASNTASPLQHLWSMSVQGQFYLVAIVLVILCSLVVRAFGKPHAVGKLALPILALITVASFIYATKLHGENQGLNYYSSYSRAWELTSGALAAFVVPHLPIRRWLARILTFGGLLAIASTGFLLDGAQVFPGPGTLLPLLGAFAVILGARERTFTGAFLGSRICVWLGNIGYSLYLWHWPILIFTLVYLKDPEPSIALGTGVIAVSVLVAWISYRCVELPLRSRQQRPRKQTSVWADTRAALATSRASRLRLVGACCIALMVGAVGSIQPLKLQHIAQARSLDFDLKEHPGALSSSSSKDRSTPDVTDVPDGIKPIPPADVAFQMWPKPAVDGCLSREYDGWDHVQLTKRDADDSDCIYGDPNARHTVVLFGGSHAEQWFTPLLAAADHYDFNVRTILRPGCAATLEPTYGLKEGCVEWTKAVLKYLKKNTPDVVVTTSTRPGWENTDYTPEGYVEVWDALDRMGSTIIGIRDTPWVVDDEGLSFYPTFCVASGRENCSFRRDLTLSPINDADVPLGAYSRSLSLDFSDVLCRSNTCDPIIGNIYVYRDDNHLTDHFASTMSDLFIQRLGPTFKALS is encoded by the coding sequence ATGAGTTCCCGGCCATCCGATTCCAAACGATCAGTACGTTATCTTGAGATCGATGGCCTCCGCGGTGTCGCTGTTGCGCTCGTGGTGCTATTTCACGTTTACGTCGGGCGGGTTTCTGGCGGCGTGGACGTCTTTCTTTTCCTTTCCGGCTACTTCTTCTTGGGCGGTTTGCTGCGCTATTTCGCGTTGCCGGACGCATCCTTGAATCCACTGTGGCCACTCTGGCGCACTATCCGCCGCCTCGTGCCGGCACTGGTGACACTCCTGCTAGCGGTCGGCGTAACGTCCACTGCTTTCGTGCAAACCAATACCCTGCCGATTGCCAAACAGATCACCGCTTCTTTGCTGTATGCGCAGAATTGGAAACTGGCGGAGCAATCCATTGATTACCGTTCTGCCTCCAACACCGCCTCCCCGTTACAGCACCTCTGGTCCATGTCTGTGCAGGGGCAGTTCTATCTCGTGGCCATCGTGTTGGTCATCCTGTGTTCACTCGTAGTGAGAGCGTTTGGCAAACCGCACGCGGTAGGCAAACTCGCTTTGCCAATTCTCGCGCTCATCACCGTCGCCTCCTTCATCTACGCCACGAAATTGCACGGCGAGAATCAGGGCCTGAATTACTACTCCAGTTACTCGCGCGCGTGGGAGCTCACCTCGGGTGCCTTGGCGGCGTTTGTGGTGCCTCACCTACCAATACGCCGCTGGCTGGCGCGCATACTCACCTTCGGAGGACTGCTCGCGATCGCCAGCACTGGTTTCCTGCTCGACGGCGCGCAGGTGTTCCCGGGGCCAGGCACGCTCTTGCCCTTGCTCGGTGCCTTCGCGGTGATCCTGGGCGCTCGCGAACGCACATTCACCGGAGCCTTCCTGGGATCCCGTATCTGCGTGTGGCTCGGCAATATTGGCTATTCGCTGTACCTCTGGCACTGGCCGATCCTCATCTTTACGCTCGTGTACCTCAAAGACCCAGAACCCTCGATCGCGCTTGGCACTGGGGTCATAGCGGTTTCGGTGCTGGTTGCGTGGATCAGCTATCGCTGCGTTGAACTCCCGCTTCGCTCGCGGCAGCAACGCCCCAGAAAGCAAACGTCTGTGTGGGCAGATACACGCGCCGCCTTGGCAACGTCGAGAGCGTCTCGGCTGCGCCTGGTTGGTGCATGTTGTATTGCGCTCATGGTGGGTGCCGTGGGCAGCATCCAGCCACTGAAGCTGCAACATATTGCCCAGGCGCGTTCCTTGGACTTTGATTTAAAGGAGCATCCCGGTGCCTTGAGCTCGAGTTCGAGCAAGGATCGTTCCACCCCAGATGTCACGGATGTTCCCGACGGTATTAAGCCGATTCCACCGGCGGATGTTGCGTTTCAAATGTGGCCGAAACCTGCTGTGGATGGTTGTTTGTCTCGCGAATACGACGGCTGGGATCACGTGCAGTTGACCAAGCGTGACGCAGACGATAGTGACTGCATTTACGGCGATCCTAACGCTCGTCACACTGTGGTGCTCTTTGGCGGATCACACGCGGAACAGTGGTTTACCCCGCTGCTGGCCGCCGCAGATCATTACGATTTCAACGTCCGCACCATTTTGCGCCCTGGCTGCGCGGCTACCCTGGAGCCAACCTATGGGTTGAAGGAAGGCTGCGTGGAATGGACGAAGGCCGTGCTCAAGTATCTCAAGAAGAACACCCCTGACGTTGTCGTCACCACATCCACCCGTCCCGGTTGGGAAAATACTGACTACACCCCGGAGGGTTATGTTGAGGTGTGGGATGCATTGGACCGCATGGGCAGTACTATCATCGGCATCAGAGACACTCCCTGGGTGGTCGACGATGAGGGCTTGAGCTTCTACCCCACCTTCTGTGTGGCGAGTGGCCGAGAAAATTGCTCTTTCCGACGAGATCTCACACTCAGTCCTATCAACGATGCTGACGTACCGCTCGGTGCTTACTCCAGATCGCTTTCTCTCGATTTCTCCGACGTGTTGTGCAGATCTAATACCTGCGATCCCATCATTGGCAATATTTACGTCTACCGCGACGATAATCACCTCACGGATCATTTCGCTTCCACTATGTCGGATCTCTTTATTCAACGCTTAGGCCCAACTTTCAAGGCGTTGAGCTAG
- the ffh gene encoding signal recognition particle protein, which yields MFESLSDRLSGALSGLRSKGKVTEADINAVAREIRLALLEADVSLPVVRGFIKRVKERALGVDVSKALNPAEQVIKIVDEELTQILGGETRRLNLAKNPPTVIMLAGLQGAGKTTLAGKLAHHLSKQGHTPMLVACDLQRPGAVQQLQIVGERAGVPTFAPDPGTSIDSNDHEMGTSHGDPVAVAREGIEEAKRRQHDIVIVDTAGRLGIDETLMTQARNIRDAVNPDEVLFVIDSMIGQDAVNTAEAFRDGVDFTGVVLTKLDGDARGGAALSIREVTGKPIMFASTGEKLEDFDVFHPERMSSRILGMGDILTLIEQAEQKLDQEEALKNAQKLGSGELTLDDFLNQMLMVRRMGPIGNILKMLPGGKQMSQMADMVDEKQLDRIQAIIRGMTPAEREDPKILNASRRKRIANGSGVSVAEVNQLVERFFEAKKMMSKMSSQFGMGGGTRSATKKKAKGRKGKNGKRKPAKNKPRQPQMPGMPGMGGGMPDMAELQKLQQQMGGMKLPKGMENIDLDNLNFGKK from the coding sequence GTGTTTGAGTCTCTGTCAGATCGGCTAAGCGGTGCGCTTTCCGGCCTGCGTTCTAAAGGCAAAGTCACCGAAGCGGACATTAATGCTGTCGCACGGGAAATTCGCCTTGCTCTGCTGGAAGCCGATGTTTCCTTGCCGGTGGTTCGTGGATTTATCAAGCGTGTGAAGGAACGCGCGCTTGGCGTGGATGTGTCCAAGGCGCTGAATCCGGCCGAGCAGGTTATCAAGATTGTCGACGAAGAACTCACCCAGATCCTTGGCGGTGAAACTCGTAGGCTCAACTTGGCAAAAAATCCCCCCACGGTGATCATGCTCGCAGGTTTGCAGGGCGCAGGTAAAACTACGCTTGCAGGTAAGTTGGCACACCACCTTTCAAAGCAGGGGCACACCCCAATGTTGGTGGCGTGTGACCTTCAACGCCCCGGTGCTGTGCAGCAGCTGCAAATTGTTGGTGAACGCGCAGGTGTTCCCACCTTCGCTCCGGATCCCGGTACCTCGATCGATTCCAATGACCACGAGATGGGCACGTCCCACGGCGACCCTGTTGCTGTTGCTCGCGAGGGTATTGAAGAGGCGAAGCGTCGCCAGCACGACATCGTGATCGTGGATACCGCAGGCCGACTCGGCATCGACGAGACCCTCATGACGCAGGCGCGCAACATTCGCGACGCAGTCAATCCCGATGAGGTGCTCTTCGTGATTGACTCCATGATCGGCCAGGATGCGGTCAATACTGCTGAAGCCTTCCGTGACGGTGTGGACTTCACCGGCGTGGTGCTGACGAAGCTCGACGGCGACGCTCGCGGTGGTGCAGCACTGTCGATCCGTGAGGTGACGGGTAAGCCCATCATGTTCGCCTCTACGGGTGAAAAGCTGGAAGACTTTGATGTTTTCCACCCTGAGCGCATGTCCAGTCGTATCCTCGGCATGGGCGACATCTTGACTCTGATTGAGCAGGCGGAACAAAAGCTTGATCAGGAAGAAGCACTAAAGAACGCGCAAAAGCTCGGCAGCGGTGAACTCACCCTGGATGACTTCCTCAACCAGATGCTCATGGTGCGTCGCATGGGACCTATCGGCAACATTTTGAAGATGCTGCCCGGTGGCAAGCAGATGTCTCAGATGGCGGACATGGTGGATGAAAAGCAGCTTGACCGCATTCAGGCCATCATTCGCGGCATGACCCCTGCGGAGCGTGAAGACCCGAAGATTCTCAATGCTTCTCGACGCAAGCGTATCGCCAATGGTTCTGGTGTTTCGGTTGCTGAGGTCAACCAGTTGGTAGAGCGCTTCTTTGAGGCGAAGAAGATGATGAGCAAGATGTCTTCACAATTCGGCATGGGTGGCGGCACCCGCAGCGCCACGAAGAAGAAGGCCAAGGGACGCAAGGGCAAGAACGGTAAGCGCAAGCCAGCGAAAAATAAGCCACGTCAGCCGCAGATGCCCGGTATGCCCGGCATGGGTGGTGGCATGCCGGACATGGCAGAGTTGCAGAAGCTTCAGCAGCAAATGGGCGGCATGAAGTTGCCAAAGGGGATGGAGAATATCGACCTCGATAATCTCAACTTTGGTAAGAAATAG
- a CDS encoding [protein-PII] uridylyltransferase, with the protein MAPGERRKAVQAEALAVTEHIDVPAGCALAATGSLARAEMAVHSDLDLILLCPDGVSVPETLWYPIWESNFRADVAVRTPAECSEVAQQEVTAALGALDLVHLRGDQELTHHARQAVLQRWRVMLNRDLGRVVDSAIGRWRRSGSVVSMTRPDIKNGRGGLRDIQLIHALALGNVCNPARLEKEQALLLDVRTLLHHSSRRARDILDPEFAVDIAIELGFKDRYALATQLAHHARTIDAAVSQALRQASDLQPRRIVRARPRKPIDVDVVEVQGQIALARNAQVQDPWLALRVGAAAARTGLSIARSVWTQLQHAPAPPELWPKSASADLFTLLGSAAHSTAVIQELDQHGHWEALIPWWGHIRGMIPREPTHIHTVDRHCLEVVALCARQGVDVPRPDLLALAALFHDIAKGTDQPHEALGAQYVRAMATRLQLPSRDSQVVATLVAEHTTIFQLIAGRDPEDPQLARTLLERLHFDPLTLQLLHALVEADSQGTGPGVWTTMRAHAVASLVHNAKSMLSSISPSAPVLPYTQPLALIRSPESPNEARVQWTGEYLRAIVRLLALVAAKNWNIVASTVIVEEEKVRAQLEVRNNSGSTFDAAEFVQAYHSGVFSALPALAPGAVATAWQDDVLEVRTLDRRAALGALIGVLPEVRWIDQELRGTTMIARCKFMAGFDRAKVERDVTRVLSNGYHGYVQH; encoded by the coding sequence ATGGCGCCGGGGGAACGTCGAAAAGCTGTGCAGGCCGAAGCTTTGGCCGTCACAGAGCACATCGACGTACCCGCAGGCTGCGCCCTCGCTGCAACTGGATCCCTCGCGCGCGCCGAAATGGCAGTGCACTCCGATTTGGACCTCATCTTGCTGTGTCCAGACGGCGTGAGCGTGCCCGAAACACTCTGGTACCCGATTTGGGAATCGAACTTTCGGGCCGACGTCGCAGTGCGCACGCCCGCTGAATGCTCGGAAGTGGCACAACAAGAGGTCACCGCTGCGCTCGGTGCGTTGGACCTAGTCCACCTCCGTGGCGACCAAGAACTCACGCACCATGCGCGCCAAGCAGTACTGCAACGCTGGCGAGTGATGCTCAACAGGGACCTCGGGCGAGTGGTCGATAGTGCAATCGGGCGATGGCGGCGCTCCGGATCCGTGGTCAGCATGACACGACCCGACATTAAAAACGGCCGCGGCGGCCTGCGAGACATCCAACTCATCCACGCACTTGCGCTGGGCAACGTGTGCAATCCAGCCCGTTTGGAGAAAGAGCAGGCGCTGCTGCTTGATGTGAGAACCCTTCTGCATCACAGCAGTCGTCGAGCACGAGACATTCTTGATCCCGAGTTCGCGGTGGACATCGCCATCGAGCTCGGCTTTAAGGATCGCTACGCACTTGCAACGCAACTCGCGCACCATGCTCGCACCATCGATGCTGCGGTATCCCAGGCGCTTCGGCAAGCCAGTGATCTGCAGCCACGAAGAATCGTCCGGGCGCGGCCTCGCAAGCCTATCGACGTCGACGTGGTGGAAGTACAAGGGCAAATCGCCCTCGCTAGAAACGCCCAAGTGCAGGATCCGTGGTTAGCACTCCGCGTCGGCGCCGCCGCAGCCCGAACCGGTCTCAGCATCGCCCGGAGCGTGTGGACACAACTCCAACACGCGCCAGCTCCGCCGGAACTTTGGCCAAAAAGCGCGAGCGCCGATCTCTTTACGTTGCTTGGATCCGCCGCCCACAGCACCGCTGTGATCCAGGAGCTCGATCAACATGGGCACTGGGAAGCCCTCATCCCTTGGTGGGGACACATTCGAGGAATGATCCCGCGAGAGCCCACCCATATTCACACCGTTGATCGACACTGCCTTGAAGTAGTCGCACTATGCGCGCGTCAAGGTGTAGATGTGCCACGCCCTGACCTCCTCGCACTAGCAGCGCTTTTTCATGACATTGCCAAGGGAACAGATCAGCCCCACGAAGCACTGGGGGCGCAGTACGTCCGTGCCATGGCCACCCGGTTGCAACTGCCATCAAGAGACTCCCAGGTTGTAGCCACACTTGTGGCCGAACACACCACTATCTTCCAACTCATCGCCGGGCGAGACCCAGAAGACCCGCAGCTTGCCCGAACCTTATTAGAGCGGCTGCACTTTGACCCGCTCACGCTGCAACTACTACACGCGCTGGTCGAGGCAGACTCGCAGGGAACCGGTCCCGGAGTGTGGACAACCATGCGAGCACACGCGGTCGCAAGTCTCGTGCACAACGCGAAAAGCATGCTCAGCAGCATCAGCCCGAGCGCGCCCGTTTTGCCGTACACGCAACCATTGGCCTTGATCCGTAGTCCGGAAAGTCCAAATGAAGCTCGAGTGCAGTGGACGGGGGAATACTTGCGAGCCATCGTTCGGCTGTTGGCGCTTGTTGCTGCGAAAAACTGGAACATTGTGGCGTCGACGGTCATCGTGGAGGAAGAGAAAGTTCGCGCCCAACTCGAAGTTCGCAACAATTCTGGCAGCACCTTCGATGCCGCCGAGTTCGTGCAGGCATATCATTCCGGCGTCTTTTCCGCGCTTCCCGCACTCGCGCCGGGAGCCGTAGCAACCGCCTGGCAAGACGATGTGCTGGAAGTTCGCACCCTGGATCGGCGAGCAGCGCTCGGCGCGCTCATCGGTGTGCTGCCGGAAGTGCGCTGGATAGATCAAGAGTTGCGCGGTACCACCATGATCGCCCGCTGCAAGTTCATGGCGGGCTTCGATCGTGCAAAGGTGGAACGTGACGTGACCCGGGTGCTCTCGAACGGCTACCATGGGTACGTTCAGCACTGA
- a CDS encoding P-II family nitrogen regulator, with product MKLITAIIKPFTLVDVKDALEQLGIHGLTVTEVQGYGQQKGHTEVYRGAEYAVDFVPKLKLEVVVDDQLLDDTVDAIVESARTGKIGDGKVWVTPVEELVRVRTNERGTSAL from the coding sequence ATGAAGCTGATCACCGCCATTATCAAGCCCTTTACGCTTGTCGACGTCAAAGACGCCCTGGAACAACTCGGCATCCACGGCCTGACCGTCACCGAAGTGCAAGGCTACGGCCAGCAAAAAGGCCACACCGAGGTCTACCGAGGTGCCGAATACGCCGTCGACTTCGTGCCCAAGCTCAAGCTCGAAGTGGTGGTCGACGATCAACTCCTCGACGACACGGTGGACGCCATCGTCGAATCCGCCCGTACCGGAAAAATTGGTGACGGCAAAGTGTGGGTCACCCCAGTAGAAGAGCTCGTGCGCGTGCGCACCAACGAGCGGGGAACATCAGCGCTTTGA
- a CDS encoding ammonium transporter: MDTGNAAWMLISCSLVLLMTPSLALFYGGMSRQKSVLNMMMMSFGAASVVSVLYVLWGWSISYGESLWGVIGKPWSAFGLRGVLDVQGDPIIGSHGYPLVIDVAFQLTFAIISVALISGALAERVRFSTWMVFAGCWVTLVYFPVAHMVWNKGLLSDAQHSLASWMFGSESGAANVVPIDFAGGVVVHITAGTAALVLALVVGQRATWPHRPHNLPMVMLGASLLWFGWFGFNAGSAFAADGFAGLAWMNTTLAAAVGMASWLLVERFRDGHATSLGAASGVVAGLVAITPAAGVVTPVSALVIGAGGGVVAAYGVGLKFRFRFDDSLDVVGVHLLAGLWGTLAVGLAAHGRGILSGGGREGLKLLLIQAIIALVAMAWSAIWSLLIAITLKKTMGWRVNREAEYEGIDQTLHAESAYERSHDRYER, from the coding sequence ATGGATACCGGAAACGCTGCGTGGATGCTGATCTCTTGCTCCCTCGTGCTACTAATGACGCCTTCGCTTGCACTGTTTTACGGCGGCATGTCGCGTCAAAAATCGGTGCTCAACATGATGATGATGAGTTTCGGCGCCGCCAGTGTGGTGAGTGTGCTGTACGTGCTCTGGGGTTGGTCGATTTCCTACGGAGAGTCACTCTGGGGCGTGATCGGCAAGCCGTGGTCTGCTTTCGGGTTACGCGGAGTGCTTGATGTGCAGGGCGATCCCATCATAGGCAGCCACGGATATCCTTTGGTGATTGATGTTGCCTTCCAACTCACCTTCGCCATTATCTCGGTGGCCCTAATCTCTGGCGCGCTAGCGGAACGAGTTCGTTTTAGCACCTGGATGGTGTTCGCCGGCTGTTGGGTAACCCTGGTGTACTTCCCGGTCGCGCACATGGTCTGGAATAAGGGGCTGCTCTCCGATGCTCAACACAGCCTGGCTTCCTGGATGTTCGGGAGTGAATCGGGCGCAGCGAACGTGGTTCCCATCGACTTCGCCGGGGGAGTCGTCGTGCACATCACCGCGGGCACCGCCGCCCTCGTGCTCGCCTTGGTGGTGGGGCAGCGTGCTACTTGGCCCCACAGGCCGCACAATCTGCCCATGGTCATGCTCGGTGCCTCATTGCTGTGGTTCGGATGGTTCGGTTTTAATGCAGGTTCAGCCTTCGCCGCTGATGGCTTCGCTGGCCTTGCGTGGATGAACACCACACTGGCGGCAGCGGTGGGAATGGCGAGTTGGTTGCTTGTAGAAAGGTTCAGAGACGGGCACGCTACCTCGCTGGGTGCTGCCTCCGGCGTGGTAGCTGGCCTCGTGGCTATCACCCCCGCAGCAGGAGTTGTGACACCGGTATCGGCGTTGGTCATCGGCGCTGGTGGGGGAGTCGTTGCCGCCTATGGAGTTGGCTTGAAATTCCGGTTCCGTTTCGACGATTCCCTTGATGTGGTTGGTGTGCATCTCCTTGCTGGTCTCTGGGGCACATTGGCCGTTGGGCTTGCAGCGCACGGCAGAGGAATACTCAGCGGAGGCGGCCGCGAGGGGCTCAAGCTGTTGCTCATCCAGGCGATCATCGCGCTGGTCGCTATGGCGTGGTCGGCCATATGGAGCTTGCTCATCGCGATCACGCTCAAGAAAACCATGGGCTGGCGTGTGAACCGGGAGGCGGAGTACGAAGGCATCGACCAAACCTTGCACGCCGAATCTGCCTACGAGAGGTCTCACGATCGCTACGAGCGATAG